The Fusarium falciforme chromosome 4, complete sequence genomic interval ACCAGCAGAGGGGCGGTCGTTGGACTCGGCCCTCTCCATGGGAGGTCCACGGGCTGGGGGAGGGGCGTCGCCACCCTTGTTGGCCTCGCGCTCCCGCCACTTGCCGGCACCGAAGACGGGTGGCCTTCGGCCCTCGCTCGGCTCTGCACGCTCCGCACGCTCCGCACGCTCCGGACCCCGAGAGAAGGTAGGTGGTCCCCgttccttctcggccttgcgACGGGCCagagcctcttcctcgcgTCGCTGTTGAAGGGCAGCCTTCTCCAGCATCTCTTGACGCTCCTTTTCTCgctgctccttgagcttggcgagcTCCTCCTTGCGTGCCTCCTCCCGGCGGCgctgctcctccttctcgcggGCCGCCTTCTCTTCGGCCTCGCGGAGCTCgcgctccttctcctcgcgCTCGCGCTTCTCGCGGAGACGTCGGTCGCGAACCTCCTTCTTACGGATGGAAATCTGCTTCTCGAGTTCTCGCTCAGCATCACGGCGGCGCTTCTCAAACTCATCACGACGACGCTCATGGAGCGAGTCGCGGAAAGCCTCGTACTGGGGCACCAGGCGGCTAAGCCGGTGCTTGAGTTCGACACTCTCCTTGTGCTTCTGCTCTGCGTCCTTGAGGGTCtgggccttgaccttctcatAGATGGCGCGGTCCTCCTCGATCTGCCTGGCATGGTCCTCGTGcaacttcttggcctcctccttaCGGAAGGCACGTTCAAGATGGTCGAGTCGCTTGCCAGTGATGCGAAGACGCTCGTTGACATCGTTCTTCTCCCGTTCCAGCTGGGCCAGCTTCATGGCACGGAGACGGTTGCTGTCAAGGttgtcaagatcctcaaggtcGATGTCAATAGCCTTATCGCCCATCTTGAGGTCAGCGatctgcttcttgagctcctccttgcGAACACGGTCAcgctcggccttgaggcgCTTGGCTTCACGCTCCTTCTGCTCGGCAGCAAGTCGCttatcctcggcctcctgcAGAGCCTGCTCGCGGAGTCGCTTCTGGCGAGCATTCTCTTTCTCCTTGCGAGCCTGGATCTCGGATGCCtcctccttgcgcttctgaATGACTTCCTTTCTGGCGAGGATCTCCAGATGCTCCTGCTCAGCACCAGCCTTGGCACGGGCAAGAGCCGCGGCGCGGGCCTCAAGGCGCTCCTTGTTGAAGCTGGGATCAATGTAGTGGCAGGTAGTAAAGAGAGACTTGGCAAGACGAGTGAGCTGGGAACGAACAATCTCGGAGGGAGTGCTCTGGAGACGCTGAACAGTGCCAGTCTCGGACTCGGCAGATCCAGCACCGGATCCGCTGTGGCCAGCCTTGGAGGACGAGAAGACGTCGTTGTCGAAGCTAAGGACGCCTGTGGCATGGTCCATGCGAATAGAAAGATCGCCCTTCTTGTTACCGTTCATGATGAACTTCTCAATGGTGCCGCGAGTGACCTGGTAGGGCTCGGGGAACTGGGCCAGGCTCTCAACAAAAGAGAGGTCAACAGTTTCGTAGACCTGGGAGAGCTGCTGGAAGAGACGGGTAAGGATGACCTGCTGCAGAGGGAGGATGTacttctccatctcggcaTCGGCACCAATCTTGGTCAGGATAGGAGAGATCTTTTGGCAGATGGACAAGGGGTGGAAGTCAACCTCAAGGATGTTGTACAGATCTCGGATCTCGGGGCGAGCACGCTGAAGGAGGGACTTGGAAAGGGCATCCCGGAACAGTCTGGCACGAGTGGGAGCCTGGGACATGCCAAGGAGGTGAGTCAGGCGGGAGTTCTTGTTCTTTCGGGCCTCGTCAAAGTCAACCATGGCACCGCGGGATCGCGAGGTGCTGATGACAGGGATGGCGAGGGCGGAGAGAAGGACGAAAGAGGCAGCCTTCTGGAGATCGGCCTCAGACGCAGGGGGGTTGTCGGACTTCTTGCCCTGGCCGCTGGCAACCAGGACGGAGGACTGACGGAGGAGAGTGTAGTATCGAGACCAAGCAGCAGCGTGGAAGAGATAGTTctcgccgacgaggaagattCGGGTGAGCTTCTCGTAGTAGTTGGCCATCATGACGTTCTTGGGGGGTCGCTTGCTGAGGTTGAGCAGGGTGTGGATGTCCTCAACACTTCGGAAAGCCTCCTGCCAGAGCTCGAGCTCGACGGCAACGTTAAGCTGCTGGAAACGCGTCTCAAGGTGTCGCTGAAGAGTGTCTGGATCGCTCAGGTTGATGGCGTGCATCTGCGACGAGTACTTGGCCGCGGTCTGGACATGGTTGCGGAGCAGCTCGCAGAGACGTCGGAACTCGGTCTTGCGAGTGTACTTGAGGCAGAAGTCGAAGGCCTGGGTAGCGGTGCTCTGGTAGAGGATCTCCAGGCGGGCGTTGTTTCGGAGAATGTCGAGGACAGTTCGGTAGGCCTCCCAGAGGAACTTGAGCCAAGGAGTGACGATCGCCCGGTCTGTGCGGTCTCGGGACTGTTCACCAGAGACGGTGGCAAGGAGGATAGACTCGGGAGTCTCACTGGCCTCGAGATCGTCGACACTGGAGGTGGCGGCGGTAGCCTCAATGCTCTCCTGGACCTCATCGGCCTTTTGCTGGGCGGCGGTGACCTTTTGGACGGCGAGCTCGATGAACTTTTTCAAGACCAGCTGCACATGCCGATGTTAGCGCCGAATATCTGACAAGCAAACAGCGGTCCGGGCGAGACCGGAGTTTAGACACGCACCTCGATGGTAGCAATATTTGTGTTTTGAGAGATGTTCTTGTACTGGTAGAGAGCATCCTTGGCAagcttgcccttcttctgctcGACGGAGagctcgacgaggaggagcatcACAGGCTCCAGCGAGACGATGGGAACATTTCGGGAGCGCTTGCTGGTGATGTGCTCGTGCAGCAAGGTCAGGGCCGCGGGGGCCTGGCCAACGCCAATGAGCTCGTTGGCGCGCTTCAGGACATTCTCGGGCTTTTGGTGCGGCGGAGGAGGCTATCCAAGACGACAGGTTAGCATCATGACGAAAACATAGTGCGGGAGGGAGGGGTAAAGATTTCTGGGGATAGGGTTGTTTCGCCTCACGGCGACCCGGGACAAAGGAAGGCATCGCGTACCATGCTGGGCAACCTCCTCTACGATATGACTTGACGGAGAGAGGAGATTTATAAGTGATCCGAGATCGATCGCAGCCTGCGGAGGCAAGTGTGCTGAGAGACTTGGCCGGCACTCGTGATGGTGTTGCGAGGCACAATTTTCGATGGGATTTTCGTGTGTGGGAGCCTGAGGGGCTCCCGGCAACCAAAAATGGAAAAGTCACGTGGGATTACATCAGCAGCTCGAGCTGCAACAGCGTCGCACGGCGTGGCTGATGATTTGCACCAGCCACACGCAGCCACAAGCCGCATCAGCGAGATTATCGGATTTGCATCATGACTGGAGTTCAGTCATTTATCAGCCTGTCTTGATTCCCATGCTCATCAGTATATTTCATCCAGGACGAAATCCAACGGCATATGTACAGAGAAGCTGCTTAAAGTCAAATACATACTTAGCAAGTCTTCTGATTCCCCAAGAAACTGCCAAGATCTTTATGGTAGAAACACCACAAAGCAACCTCTGGAACAAAAGCATAGATCAATTTGAGAAAGCTCTCCATTTCAAAGTAGAGAGAAGATCAAAGTGTTGAGCAGGACCAGCTTGTCGGCTCCTTGAACAGCTTGAGTGGCTTGAACAGGGGAGATGGTTGAGGCGAGGCTGCCGAAATGGAAGCATTGCAACACACGTGACGATTGATGACCTCGACCCCGGAGAATGGCGTCAGATGGACTGTGTTTAGCCGGCAAGGCTGTTCAAATAGTTTCACGGTGGGAAATTGGGTCTTTCGTTCCTCTGGCAGACTGGCAATGAAAATGCTGGACGAACATCAGACTGTGAATGTAACATATCAACCTAGCCAGGGGAAACTCTGATGCCTAGCAGCGGCCTGGATGCAAAAACGAACAGGGCGCTAGACTCAAGACGGGCCTGATCCACCGGGAATGAAGAGCTCGAACCATGTTGAAGAGATGGTACGCATCAGCCCACAAGCGGAACTGGCGTCAAGGTAGCGCGGCTCTTGCTCGACTGGGGAGCCGAAGCGATGGATAGAGGAAGACCTTGAGGACAGCTCAATGTTGACAATGAACAAGGTAGACCGCTTTGGATCTCAATACCTTCAAGTTTCTGGCGGGCATGTGAAGTCTTCCGAAACCCTGACGGCCGATGTGACTATTCGCAACAATTTCCAGGAACGCGTCTAATAATTGCCCAGGGTTACATAGCCCTTCTCACGTCGTCGACCCAGCAGTCGAGCTAACATTCCTCCCCGGAGGGCGAAGACTTGAGGTGCCAAGACAGGTCTCATCTTAATTGCAGGCGCGAGCCCCAGCAGCATGAGTGGAGCCGTTGGTTCCTTAGCAGAAGATCCCAGACGCTTAGTCCCGCTCTTAACGGAATATCAATGGGGAATATGAGAGACGGCAAAGATTGCAGGTAAACAAGAAGACGCGCCGCGGATCTTTTGTCGTTTCTGGAACCaacaggaggagcaggaatCGATCCTATTTGCGCATCCCTCGTAGATAATTGCTTTGTTTCCTCGGGACGCGGTcctcgagatggaggttgaagaaTCTTCCTCTCGCTCCTCGCCGTCGAATCCACAAGAGAGCGGCCCCTTTCTACAGTTGCATATCGCTACTGCAGCGTTCCGGGAGCGGGAAGTGACAGAAACGGAGGCCCTGAGCGTCCTTTCAGAGCCAAGAGGCATCTTCGAGACGGGGTGCGGATGCGGCAGTCCGTGCTGCGGTGCAGCGCATTTCCGTCGCGTTCTCAGCTCAAGGCTTGCACCGAGCGGCGACAGTGACAGCTGTGAATTTCGAGAAGGGATCGAGTGCTTTTTTTCTGTCGGTGCTCGTGCATACGCGGATGGACTCTGCGGGCGTGCTTTGACCCCTTCAACACCTGTTGTCGTGATGGATGCAGAGGGACAGAGGGCGTGAGGCTTTCCACTCCCGCGTTCTGGCGGCCGATCCTCCCGTCCATGCCGATTTGATCAAAGCTTGCTCAAGAGGCTTTTTGACTTTCTGATCTGCCTTGGTAATAGGCATTGGAGGGTTCACCCCAGAAGCGAGGGGGGAGCGAAATGTCAGCGTCATCTCTCCAACGtcaagagaaaagaaggtCTTGTCCAGTGCCAGCAGACACGAATGTCATCATCCGACCTGCCCCTATCTAACAAAGCAAGGCTTCTTCTGCTGGCTCGATTCATGCCCTGAGAGCCCTGGCTCGGGGGCTGCTGATTCAGGTCCCTCCTAATAATCCGAGAGGTAATCTTGGGCGGACTTGTAGCTTTCCCGCTAAAATGTCAAGCCTGAACGTAAACGGACAGTCGACAGTGTGGactggagatggaggcttCGGGGCCAAGGGGGATTACCTAGACACGGCTCCGCAGGGCCCCAGCATCGGCCAATCGCATACTGGCAGGCCAATTTGCGCAGAAGGCCCTTTTGCGATCCGTGGGCTGCTGCTACTGAACACAACTTGTCGCTCAGCAGGGCTGCCAGTAACACGGCAGATTAGGGGCCTCGAGTCTAGACATACAtgtgcggcggcggcggcggcgtgcGGCGTCCTggtgcttctgctgctgcgcgTTGGAGTAGCTAGGTATGCACATACTgtgcaaggcaaggcaggcaaggcaagggtCGCGACCAGTCAGAGAATCACCCGTTTTCTCTCTGCGCCTCCGGAGCCGTCCAATTTGATCGATCCCCTTGCTGGTCGTCTCCCCTTTACAGTAGCAGCCCCTTTCGCAGGCCTTCCTCGCATGCCCCTAGCTCGGGCAGACGGGGCCCCCAGATGCTGCCCCTACCCCCCCAATTTCCATGCCAGGGCTCCCGCAGCAGGAGGACAGCTCCCAGCGCACGAACCACCTGCACCCAGGAAAGCCCCCCTAACAAAGCAAAAGCCCGCTGGCCACTGGCTCGTCCGCCGCTGGAGTGACCCCACCGCAGCCTCTAAGCCCTgcttggtgctggtgcttgcGCTGGTGGTTCCGCGCGAGACCTGGACCTCTGTTGGCTTTTGGTACGGCGTGAAGGTACCTTTTACTGTACCTTCAGTACCTTCCTCGGGGTTTCCATTCCCTCTTtcgctcctgctcctgctccttcCTCCCCTTCGGCCTGCAGTTTCCCCCCCTACCGACCTGGCTCCTGCCGCTGCTGTTGCTACACAACCTTACCTTCCTTACCTTCCATTTTACTTTTGCATTCTGCCTGCCTCGCCTTCCCTTTCTCGACGGATCCTTTTTCGACGCTTCATCTGCCGCTTCAACCATCACGTCCACGCCCACGACTGCGCCGAACGTCAATACCCTCTTTCTCATCCGTATCCGCTCCCGGCGTCATTGTTATTTGACTCGAGCACGACCTTCCGTAAGTTACAGTCACATTTCGTTGAGCTCGTCTTGTCGAGGCCGCCGCGCCGCTATCAGGGGCGAACCATCTAGGCACTCGGGTGCTACGGCAAGAGGGAAATTGGGCTGGGAGGAATCAGAAAAAGGAGATCGACAATGCTCCCTTGGACTAGCATGTCGCGATGAATTCGAGCGAGGCGAATTTGATTGACAGAGCCTCTCCGTCGACCTCTTgatccttcttcctctcatcCCGCAATGCCCTCGGCTGCCGCGTCCTGAGCCCATCCAAAGCCCTATCAACACCAGCTAACCGTGAATGATGCCTAGTTCTCAACGTAGTCGCGCGCCAGAACGCCGCGACTCTACCATCAAACCCTCACCCTCTTCGCCCTCCTCGGCACCCCGTTCCAAGATGCCTCAGTACACTTCGCGAGATGTCGGCGACCCTACGcagatcaagaagaacaagcagTCGATGGCCGACCTCAAGCTACGCCGGCTAACCGAGCTCAACAACCGTCTGCGCGAGGATCTTGAGCGAGAACGCATTCCCGTCAGCACGGCGTCCAAGAGGTGAGCAACTCGCGTCCTTTATTTGTCCACTGGTGCTGATGCCATTTGACAGCATTATCGCCTACTGCAACGGCACCCGGGACTACATGGTCCCCTCGGTCTGGGGCGCTGTCCCCAAGGGCGAGGACCCCTACGCGCCACAACAATCCGGTGGCTGCTGTGTGGTCATGTAATAGTGCTTCCGTCACTCTTTTCTTATTCCCGGTTACCAAAAATCAACAACCACGCAACGCCGATGATGATTCAGCGATTGGACGGAGGAGGCCCCAGTCGATTTTGATATGTTCGTGACGCATTTAAGGGGGGCAAGTAGATTGAGGAGGGTACCGAGTGGGGAGAAGACTCGGACGGCCAAGGAGGAATAGGCTCTGGATATCGAAGCACCTGCTACCGACATCACAACACAACGACACCCACGATCGTCACCCCTGGGATGCTGTCAGGAACGACAGGTCCCGTCAACGAAGCGCGAGATGGGAGGAGAAATGACCGGCGTGCAGGACCCAGTTGAATACAGCGACCCAGATCGAGATACCCCGAGATACCAGTGGAGCGGGTCACGAAACCGAGAGCCAGAGCAGGGGAGCTGGAGTTGACGGGAGGCGAGAACGATGTTGATGTTTAATTCGTCTCTTTGCGTCTCGTGGTTCTGCCTCTTCTGAGGGGAGACACGTGCAATGCAAAGAGGTAATCAAGAAAGGGGAGGGTTTGAACCACAATGGGTCTGGGTCTGGGGAGCGGTCACGGATCGGGCTCTTGCGCAAATGTAATAATTCCCTTTTTTTATCATCCTCTTTTTGTTATCATCTCTATCCTTTCCATGTCGTGTACGTTTCCCGCCAGCCAATATATTTTTTCTCATGACTTGATGGACTTTAATCTGGGAGTACTACATCTTTCTGTCTGAACCTCTTTCGCGACAACCTCGTGTCAACCTCGTGTCATTTTGTCTGTTTTACGTGTTCGAGGACAGACCATTTCTCTATCAGAGCAATCACGCCGGCATTAAGAGCCTTCTCACTGTCTCTCTCTCCCACCTTGAGTACCACCATCATCTTGTCCATCCCGCATTGTCTCTCGTCAAAGTCACGAGACCTGCATCTGCCCGTCCGTCCGTTCGCGGATCCGAACCCGCGTTCAAAGGCAAGGGAAGGAAGCGGCCGTTCTCCACTCTCACGCCATTCCTAATGCAGAACCTCCCGATTACTCAGCAGGAAAAGGCTAGACGCACCTACAGGGGAACTTGTTCTCGACCGCGGGGCTTGCATCACGGGTTGGAGGGGTAGAGTGAGTGGAATTGCATTCCTGCTGATGAGCTTTTTCATCATTGAGAGATTGACTGTTGACTTTGACTTTTGCCCTTTTTCGAATTGAATTTGGCTGTCTTCTATTTTTGGAAGAGCATTTCTGCAGAAATAGGGGAGCGTTGTCGTTCAACTTCTTGCCCGAGTCAAGTCAAGCTCTGAGACACTCAACGCCTCAAAGGCAATCCTTCAAGAATAGCCAAGACTAGGACCGTCTCGACGAGATAGAAAGAAGAAATAGGCAACCATGGCTAGCCAGGTGCCACCGTCGACGCCGCTTCCTCGCGTGGCGATCCAGTTCTGCACGCAGTGCAAGTGGAACCTCCGCGCAGCCTATGTAAGTCGCCCTCTTCCTACTTCAAGGGAGGACTTGACTGACTGGTACCAAGTACGCCCAAGAACTCCTATCTACCTTCTCCACCGTCCTCGGCGAGGTTGCTCTCCAACCCTCCACCGGGGGCACGTTTATCGTCTCCATAACGCACCAGGCCCCAGAAGCCGAGACCGCTTCGACAAAGGTGCTCTGGGACCGGCGAGAGGATGGTGGCTtccccgagaccaaggagctcaagaggAGAGTGAGGGATGTTGTTGAACCTGGGAGGGACCTCGGCCATGTGGATGGGAAGCATGCAAAGAAGACTGAGGAGAACAAGGCGGCCCAACCTCAGCAAGCAGAGGAAAAGGCTGTGCAAGGAGAAGCGAGCCAGGGAGGAGACAAGAAATGTGAAGATTGCCAGTGAGGAAGCTTCCAAGTTTGGGATCTTCTTGAACAGCATGACCTGAAAACACTCAACCTCCCTGATATGAGGTTTCCAGTTCACTTGTCTAGCAAGAGTTCCGTCTACCATTTACACCACTGTAcacaccaaggccaagaccaagagcgTCTTACTCCGTACCTCGCTACTACATGTCTCAAATGAATAGACTGACGCAGGGACTCTCAAGTTACCATCAAGGCTCGTCATGAAATAAACATTTGTTCTAACATCGTGTCCCACacctctccaagctccatCATGCCTCCttgaaaaataaaaatccgGCAACGCTCTCTGCTCCGTACCGCCCTTCCCCAGTCAAACACAAACTTATACACGGGTGTCGTCAAGCAACGAAAGGAAAAATGACCACTAGAGTTCGTCCGTTGAATGTGTCGTACGTAACCATCGATCGCTCCCAGTCAAGAACCgttgtcctcgtcatcacaAAAAAAGGTTGAGAAAAGTCAGTCTCCCGAACTGCATTCATCCACGGGCCGGCCTACGCGCGACAGACATATATGACACCATGACGCCTGCCCTATGGATTGTGCATGGGATCCGAGAACTGTGAGCAACTCAAAAAACAAGTTATGTCAATGTTTTATCTGTGAGCTAAGAAACAGCCGTTTGTCGTTATCAAGTTCGCATAGAGGCATTAGAGACGATTCGGGTTTCGCAAAAGTCAGCGCCGCGGACCGGCGCCTTTTCAATTCCGACACCCTCCCAGTGACCCAACGTTCCCTGCCACGCTCAGTGGCAAGGCGAGCTGCGAGACGGCGGAGATTGGGGGTGCGCTTCGATCGAGACGGGTCTCGAGTCAAGTCGTTCGTTCTTCGTCGCGGTGGTCGGTCATCCACATCGTTCGAGGATGTCGTCGTCTAACGTCGGCCGAACCTAGTGAAAGCGGAAATTGTTGGCATAAATTCTTCAAGTCTTCATTTTGCGCGGGGAGTTTGCTGATTTGCTTGTGCTGCCAGCTCTGTTTGTAACAtacttttgcttcttctcagccgGTTTCAAGATCTGTCGAGGAAAATCGGGTCAGTATGGTCTTCAGAATGCGCCGCGGGACACCATCACATACTTGGAATGAACAAAGCAAGCTCTCGTCCACGCTCATCATAGCACCGGCGTTGTCGAATTCACCGCAGTAGTTGGGCGCACTGAACAGAGTGACCAGTTGGCGCTTGGAGAAGAATTCGTAGCCGTCCTCGACAACCTGGTGGGCTCGGCAGATGAGATCCATGTCGTGTTTCTGGAGGAAGCGAGAAACAACATCAGGGCCGAATGTGAATGAGACACCACGATCGTTTTCGCTCCAACCGGTAATGTCCTTGTCAGGATCCGACCAGAGAAGATCGCACAGGAGACCGCAGTCAGGAATCTAGAACCCATCAGCACAGCGCTCAGACGACGACGCCGCGCCACCGTCGTGGCACAGCGCAGCAAAAACTCACGTCAGTGGGACGCATCACACGGCGGATCTGCTCCATAGAGTTGAGATCGGGGCTCAGACCGCCGTGCATGGTGAAAATCTTCTCGTCGATGATAGCAGCGATGGGAAGGCAGTTGAAGCAATCGGTAAAGGTCTTCCAGAGCTTAATGTTATAGCGACGCTTGCACTCGTCGTAGAAGCCGTAGATACGGTTGATAGAAGCACACTCGTGGTTACCTCGCAGAATGAAGAAGTTCTCGGGGTACTTGATCTTGTAGGCGAGGAGCAAGCAGATGGTCTCGAGGGACTGCTTACCTCGGTCGACATAGTCACCGAGGAAGAGGTAGTTGGCCTCGGGGGGGAAGCCACCGTACTCGAAGAGTCGGAGGAGATCGTAGTACTGTCCGTGGATATCACCGCAGATCTGGACGAGGCGGAAGCCGGTGAGTCAGCATGACAATTTCCCGGCATCGCTCAAGACCTGAGCACCAAAGGCCAATTCCAAGCACCATGTCTCGAACTTTTGAGGCCGGAATGCGCGGTTAGATGACATACCTTGATAGGggcctcgagctcgaggaggatgggcTGGGAGATGAAGATCTCGCGGGCCTTGGTGCAGAGATAACGGATCTCGGCTTCGAGGAGCTGGACCTGCTTGCCTGGGCGGCTGCCTCGCACCTCGAGTAGCCTGTCGATTATAGAATCGAGATCGACCTCATGTTGGTCTGCCATTTCAAAGGGATGTGCTTGCGAGAGCGGACTCGCAGAAAGTGTAGAGGGAGGGAGGTCGCGAGGGGGACGGCGGGGAGAGCTAAGCGGCAAGCAAGATCTCTAATCAGGTCGGCTGCGGGGTGGAAGTCGTCGAGTGGAATATGATGCCAAATGGATGCACTTTCGCAAAAACCTGGCCCAGTCAGCCGGTGAACCGTGGCAACAAGACTCAAAGACAAGAGAGGACGAGAAAACAACGCCTCGGACTCGCTAACGCCGCAACCGAGAGGGCGTGGGGTCgggtaaaaaaaaatgttGACAAtgcgagggagatgaggcGCGTTGCGACTGTGGGAATAGGTAACGAGCGAGGGGGGGGCATTAGAAAATTTGGAGGGGGAGAAGCCGGAGGAGGAGTATGGAGGCGGGCGTGGTAGTGCGTGCGTGCGGTGGTGCTGTGCGGTgcgggagaggagggggggCAATGCAAGAGGGGACTTCCATCAATGACTGGGCTTGGACTTGGGCTGGATGGAGGAGAGGCGGCGCGGCGACCATCGGGGGAACACAAAAACTCACCCGTGAAGGGATCACGTCTCTCTGGAAGAGTCGGACTTTCTTTGACAGAAAGCGGACAAGACGGGGAGAGCGACAGGGACAGAGCAGGCAATGTCGTcgagagcagcagccgcgTATTACCAACGGGATCAGATCAAGTAGAGAGGGGGAAAAAATCGTCGTCGTGGTTGCCGCAGTGGGCCACCGACTTTGGTTGTTGATAGCTGTACCAGAAAGAGACGGGCAGGTACAGGGCGTCAGAAATGGGGGGCGAGCCAGAAGGGGGGTGAAGACCGTCAGCCAGCAGCAAAGTGGGCAGCGAGTTTCTTGTTTTCTTCGCGGGGAGGAAAAGAGAAGTGGGCGTCTATATTTGACGCTTCGTCGCCGGTATCAAGGAAAAAAGATCAAGTAGAGACGTCACAGGAGCCTCGATCGTCGTTTGGGGGAGGGGACGGTATGCTCGTTCGTCTTTTCTGCAACCCGTTGTTGTTGGGGCAGGCCGGTCGGGCGCGCGCGATCAGGGAAGGGAAATTTGGAGTCGGGTTTTTAGGACGGACACGGTGGTT includes:
- a CDS encoding Guanine nucleotide-binding protein subunit gamma, with the translated sequence MPQYTSRDVGDPTQIKKNKQSMADLKLRRLTELNNRLREDLERERIPVSTASKSIIAYCNGTRDYMVPSVWGAVPKGEDPYAPQQSGGCCVVM
- a CDS encoding Serine/threonine-protein phosphatase; the encoded protein is MADQHEVDLDSIIDRLLEVRGSRPGKQVQLLEAEIRYLCTKAREIFISQPILLELEAPIKICGDIHGQYYDLLRLFEYGGFPPEANYLFLGDYVDRGKQSLETICLLLAYKIKYPENFFILRGNHECASINRIYGFYDECKRRYNIKLWKTFTDCFNCLPIAAIIDEKIFTMHGGLSPDLNSMEQIRRVMRPTDIPDCGLLCDLLWSDPDKDITGWSENDRGVSFTFGPDVVSRFLQKHDMDLICRAHQVVEDGYEFFSKRQLVTLFSAPNYCGEFDNAGAMMSVDESLLCSFQILKPAEKKQKYVTNRAGSTSKSANSPRKMKT
- a CDS encoding Eukaryotic translation initiation factor 3 subunit A, which translates into the protein MPPPPHQKPENVLKRANELIGVGQAPAALTLLHEHITSKRSRNVPIVSLEPVMLLLVELSVEQKKGKLAKDALYQYKNISQNTNIATIELVLKKFIELAVQKVTAAQQKADEVQESIEATAATSSVDDLEASETPESILLATVSGEQSRDRTDRAIVTPWLKFLWEAYRTVLDILRNNARLEILYQSTATQAFDFCLKYTRKTEFRRLCELLRNHVQTAAKYSSQMHAINLSDPDTLQRHLETRFQQLNVAVELELWQEAFRSVEDIHTLLNLSKRPPKNVMMANYYEKLTRIFLVGENYLFHAAAWSRYYTLLRQSSVLVASGQGKKSDNPPASEADLQKAASFVLLSALAIPVISTSRSRGAMVDFDEARKNKNSRLTHLLGMSQAPTRARLFRDALSKSLLQRARPEIRDLYNILEVDFHPLSICQKISPILTKIGADAEMEKYILPLQQVILTRLFQQLSQVYETVDLSFVESLAQFPEPYQVTRGTIEKFIMNGNKKGDLSIRMDHATGVLSFDNDVFSSSKAGHSGSGAGSAESETGTVQRLQSTPSEIVRSQLTRLAKSLFTTCHYIDPSFNKERLEARAAALARAKAGAEQEHLEILARKEVIQKRKEEASEIQARKEKENARQKRLREQALQEAEDKRLAAEQKEREAKRLKAERDRVRKEELKKQIADLKMGDKAIDIDLEDLDNLDSNRLRAMKLAQLEREKNDVNERLRITGKRLDHLERAFRKEEAKKLHEDHARQIEEDRAIYEKVKAQTLKDAEQKHKESVELKHRLSRLVPQYEAFRDSLHERRRDEFEKRRRDAERELEKQISIRKKEVRDRRLREKREREEKERELREAEEKAAREKEEQRRREEARKEELAKLKEQREKERQEMLEKAALQQRREEEALARRKAEKERGPPTFSRGPERAERAERAEPSEGRRPPVFGAGKWREREANKGGDAPPPARGPPMERAESNDRPSAGGPPRLQLAGSGNRPSWRDREAAKGGSGGADAGPSAPPPRFAPRGGAPMDRGDSGRGEGRGEGRGEEDRKQSPAPPAEPLPATRAPGKWVPPHLRNKA